In Xyrauchen texanus isolate HMW12.3.18 chromosome 32, RBS_HiC_50CHRs, whole genome shotgun sequence, the following proteins share a genomic window:
- the LOC127625655 gene encoding uncharacterized protein LOC127625655: MAWLITLILGLRLLQQPATALGSNSTQLSNKNSLSAKTNNDLQQNLPLSHHASWIEEGVDSGLSKDLLLPLWPQRLTQDIVNDDDDDDDDEEKDIILANNNSALLQTTSIMPVQLTRNTHTTALINNNERMNKDQPLLMTTKPIIQKNTTINSTTDNMFSETFTSSDKFNHSTSLNNVEVNNNEDVKTFQDSKYVSSTQNLSSITKAEMLGHNGTFVTQSDFMQESFENLRVGEEQYVRNYAPATTPLLQIDKGISEEAEIPMDSSSTTPSVMQENRTTNQKTKKKDDEITKWFGGLFRPLTESDLSSAFDPCILGPCVVSSSGNGTRLQWADLKRTLTFAWELHVFGSAILFLLVVVAATFGVFGGAYLLHPFCEAFTLANILMLLAGLLRFVQLIIDPYGTKNVLTRPALTALYNLPVPLMLWAQVILALLALRKERFSLLPTPPQWLSVTGGLAGLHCTSLLMADLLSKTLSPALPLMLHTLTICWGLPLCLGIFFQSLKQLCFSHRTTVSRWSAPKHLENSVKRVLLLCAVLGVLSCALQIYGFLWLYGLLGDWRRFGWGWWLGQLWARLMELAWSFSLLLLGTLAFWRPHSGNRRAEQSKRTAKRAGQGKLMSHWKRLLERFPMGIWRSPDRNWAELLPNNWEGHKQSGANTSHAIIQNPATPVMTVHNNTEVIDGGVLYSSSYDRHATSPWTSGVEWQEQEYFLSLIEFDLHPPSPVNIGHSIDSAHHHSHLFGVGTLFTPSPPSWTTNDSSTAPLGSYILSPSTSTNQAYSWALDARSSPISTQHFRTAVQQTQVSVIEPLSSLTPETIRKVWERDSEIPKVTGDDDDWASIASEDDITSF, translated from the exons atggCTTGGCTAATCACTCTAATTTTAGGATTGCGTCTTCTCCAGCAACCTGCCACTGCACTTGGCTCCAACTCAACACAACTCTCAAACAAAAACAGCCTGAGCGCCAAGACAAATAATGATTTACAACAAAATCTTCCTTTGTCTCATCATGCAAGCTGGATTGAGGAAGGAGTTGACAGTGGGTTGTCCAAAGACTTGCTTTTACCCCTTTGGCCACAAAGGCTAACACAGGATAttgtaaatgatgatgatgatgatgatgatgatgaagagaaAGATATCATTTTAGCAAACAATAACAGTGCCCTTTTACAAACCACATCCATAATGCCTGTTCAGTTGActagaaacacacacaccactgcTTTGATAAATAACAATGAGAGAATGAACAAAGACCAACCtttgttgatgaccacaaaaccAATCATACAGAAGAACACTACAATAAATTCTACTACAGACAATATGTTTTCAGAGACATTTACTTCCAGTGACAAATTCAATCATAGCACATCACTAAATAATGTAGAGGTGAACAACAATGAAGATGTGAAGACATTTCAAGATTCAAAGTATGTCTCATCCACACAGAACTTAAGCTCCATCACAAAGGCTGAAATGTTGGGACACAATGGCACCTTTGTGACGCAGTCCGACTTTATGCAAGAATCCTTTGAAAATCTCAGAGTAGGAGAAGAGCAGTATGTCAGAAACTATGCGCCTGCAACCACACCCCTTTTACAGATTG ATAAGGGAATTAGTGAAGAGGCTGAAATACCCATGGATTCATCATCCACAACTCCATCTGTTATGCAGGAAAACAGAACCACaaatcagaaaacaaaaaagaaag atgatgaaataacaaaatggtTTGGCGGTTTGTTTAGACCATTAACCGAAAGTGACCTGTCAAGTGCCTTTGATCCATGCATACTGGGCCCATGTGTGGTTTCCTCAAGTGGTAATGGCACCCGACTACAGTGGGCGGACTTGAAACGGACTCTGACCTTTGCATGGGAGCTCCATGTCTTTGGCTCAGCAATACTTTTCTTGCTGGTAGTGGTAGCTGCAACTTTTGGAGTATTTGGTGGGGCTTATTTGCTTCATCCCTTCTGCGAGGCTTTCACTCTGGCTAATATTCTAATGCTGCTAGCAGGTTTGCTTCGATTTGTACAGTTAATAATTGACCCGTACGGTACCAAAAATGTTCTGACTCGCCCTGCCCTCACTGCATTGTATAATTTACCTGTTCCCTTAATGCTTTGGGCCCAAGTCATCTTGGCACTGCTTGCTCTGAGGAAAGAAAGATTCAGTCTTCTCCCCACACCTCCCCAATGGCTCTCAGTGACTGGGGGACTGGCAGGACTTCATTGTACTTCCCTCCTAATGGCTGACCTTCTATCAAAAACCTTGTCGCCAGCATTGCCTTTAATGCTGCATACGCTTACTATATGCTGGGGTTTACCACTTTGTTTAGGAATCTTTTTCCAGTCTCTAAAGCAACTCTGCTTCTCCCATAGGACCACAGTATCAAGGTGGAGTGCCCCTAAGCACTTAGAAAACAGTGTCAAGCGTGTGCTGTTGTTGTGTGCTGTACTGGGGGTGCTCTCCTGTGCATTACAAATCTATGGCTTCCTCTGGCTGTATGGGTTACTTGGTGACTGGCGCAGATTTGGGTGGGGCTGGTGGCTCGGACAACTCTGGGCACGACTGATGGAATTGGCTTGGAGTTTTTCTCTTCTACTGCTGGGAACTCTGGCGTTCTGGAGGCCACATAGTGGCAACAGGAGAGCAGAGCAAAGTAAGCGGACAGCAAAGAGAGCAGGGCAAGGGAAACTGATGTCACACTGGAAAAGACTGTTGGAGAGGTTTCCAATGGGGATTTGGAGGAGTCCAGATAGAAATTGGGCTGAACTGCTGCCAAATAATTGGGAAGGGCACAAACAGTCTGGGGCAAATACCAGCCATGCAATCATCCAAAACCCAGCAACACCAGTCATGACTGTACACAACAACACTGAAGTTATTGATGGAGGTGTCCTTTATAGCAGCAGTTATGATCGTCATGCCACTTCTCCGTGGACTAGTGGTGTAGAATGGCAAGAACAAGAGTACTTTCTCTCACTAATTGAGTTTGACCTTCATCCCCCCTCTCCTGTCAACATCGGTCACAGCATTGACAGTGCTCACCATCATTCTCACTTGTTTGGGGTAGGTACCCTTTTCACCCCTTCACCACCCTCCTGGACCACAAATGACAGCTCAACAGCACCACTCGGGAGTTACATTTTATCACCCTCCACCTCAACTAACCAAGCCTACAGCTGGGCTTTAGATGCTCGCTCAAGCCCCATCTCCACCCAGCATTTTAGAACTGCAGTACAACAGACTCAGGTTTCAGTGATTGAGCCCCTGTCTTCCTTGACTCCAGAGACTATTAGAAAAGTGTGGGAGAGAGATTCAGAAATCCCAAAAGTCactggtgatgatgatgattgggCCAGTATTGCAAGCGAAGATGACATCACTAGTTTTTGA